Within Synechococcus sp. NB0720_010, the genomic segment GCGCGGCAGCTGCTGGGGCCGGAGAAGTTGATTGGCCGCAGCACCCATGCCCTGGCGCAGCTGCAGCAGGCCATGCGCGATGGCTGTGATTACGTCGGCGTTGGACCAGTGAACGCCACGCCGACCAAGCCCGGCCGTCAGCCGGTGGGATTGGATTACGTCCGCCAGGCCTCTGCGGAGAGCGCCATTCCCTTCTTTGCGATCGGCGGCATTGAGAAGGACAACCTGCCTTCAGTGCTGGCCACCGGTGCCACCCAGGTGGCCGTCGTGCGGGCGATCACTGAGGCGGCCGATCCCGCCCAGGCCGCCCGCGAGCTGTTGGAGGTCCTGGGGGAATGATTGAGATTCGGGTCAACGGCGAAACCACCAGCTGCCCGGAGGGCTTGAACCTGGTGCAGATGCTGGAACACCTCGGCTACCGCCCCCAACTGGTGGTGGTGGAGTTCAACGGCGAGATCCTGCCTCGCGCCCGCTGGGCTGAGCAGCCGGTTCGGGAAGCCGATGGTCTGGAGGTGGTCACCATCGTCGGCGGGGGTTCTTAGATTCCATCGAG encodes:
- the thiS gene encoding sulfur carrier protein ThiS — encoded protein: MIEIRVNGETTSCPEGLNLVQMLEHLGYRPQLVVVEFNGEILPRARWAEQPVREADGLEVVTIVGGGS